In one window of Psychrobacter sp. P2G3 DNA:
- a CDS encoding ATP-binding protein has translation MSLVSSLKHSIFVRIYAGLLIVCLCVALFAQLLMDTINKERVQSYRENMATGAFYLVSEGIGRQISETQREYWLSDASSLFGSTFRIVPINEIDFSSSELRRFDNGDTVVRYINQPTYADVYHRLPDGNSVLTVRISQVTEQQVRAMAVFLLDDLSYYTTLSAKRTRLKELEEKFSFPLELKGVNALGLDNDQMARLRRDEVVILFQDSSTSRGNSAIRIIVPSEINDMAIVMGPVPLFNWFPLNLIISMVLISMFLISLGVYALIFPLERKLQLIQVGVNEVSQGNLDIQVQVIGQDEIARLSATFNAMTEHIKRLIESQRELTRAVSHELRTPVARIRFAVDMLADTDDEDSRHMQRDYIDEDIEALNGLIDEILTYAKLEEGSPKLDLEPVNLKELIEQVVRETNALGKSIEIVGQPPSAKVTAIADRRYLHRVIQNLAGNALRYAETTIIISAGVKKGNAFVSVEDDGHGIAEADREKVFIPFSRLDDSRTRASGGYGLGLSIVSRIAFWFNGSMKVDESDDLGGARFVMTWPIKPLTQVLAADELTQEKSNRDFDNE, from the coding sequence ATGTCATTAGTCTCTTCTCTAAAGCACAGTATTTTTGTTCGAATTTATGCCGGACTGTTGATAGTCTGCCTCTGTGTAGCCTTATTTGCCCAGTTATTGATGGATACTATCAATAAGGAACGAGTACAGTCATATCGTGAAAATATGGCCACAGGGGCTTTTTATTTGGTCAGTGAAGGCATAGGACGTCAAATAAGCGAGACTCAACGCGAGTATTGGTTATCAGATGCCAGTAGTCTGTTTGGTTCGACTTTTCGTATTGTACCTATAAATGAGATTGACTTCAGCTCAAGCGAGCTGCGCCGTTTTGACAATGGTGACACGGTGGTGCGCTATATTAATCAGCCTACCTATGCCGATGTCTATCACCGTCTGCCAGATGGCAACAGCGTATTAACAGTCAGAATATCGCAGGTCACAGAACAACAAGTACGTGCCATGGCAGTATTTTTACTAGATGACTTGTCCTACTATACGACATTGTCGGCTAAGCGCACACGTCTAAAAGAATTAGAAGAGAAATTTTCTTTTCCATTGGAGCTTAAAGGTGTCAATGCGTTAGGTTTAGATAATGATCAGATGGCGCGTTTACGTCGTGATGAAGTGGTTATATTATTTCAAGATAGTAGCACTAGCCGAGGTAACTCAGCCATTAGAATCATTGTACCTTCCGAAATCAATGACATGGCTATTGTAATGGGTCCTGTCCCTCTATTTAACTGGTTCCCATTAAATCTAATTATCAGTATGGTTCTGATCAGCATGTTCTTGATTAGCCTAGGTGTTTATGCGTTGATTTTCCCACTTGAACGTAAGTTGCAGCTGATTCAAGTAGGGGTTAACGAAGTCAGCCAAGGCAATCTTGATATTCAGGTACAGGTCATTGGACAAGATGAAATTGCGCGTTTATCTGCGACATTTAATGCCATGACAGAACACATTAAACGCTTGATTGAATCGCAGCGCGAGTTGACGCGCGCGGTATCGCATGAATTACGTACCCCCGTTGCCCGTATTCGCTTTGCTGTAGATATGCTTGCTGATACAGATGATGAAGACTCACGCCATATGCAGCGTGACTATATTGATGAAGATATCGAAGCACTTAACGGACTAATTGACGAGATTTTGACTTATGCAAAGCTTGAGGAAGGTTCGCCAAAGTTAGATTTAGAGCCAGTAAATCTTAAGGAACTCATTGAACAGGTAGTGCGTGAAACCAACGCTTTAGGTAAATCTATCGAAATCGTTGGGCAGCCACCTAGTGCGAAAGTGACAGCGATAGCGGATCGACGTTATTTACACCGTGTTATTCAAAACCTTGCTGGTAATGCGTTGCGCTATGCAGAAACCACTATAATTATCAGTGCTGGTGTCAAAAAGGGTAATGCTTTCGTGAGTGTTGAAGATGATGGCCATGGCATTGCTGAAGCTGATCGCGAAAAGGTCTTTATTCCATTTTCACGTTTAGACGATAGTCGTACCCGAGCATCAGGTGGTTATGGGCTAGGACTGTCTATCGTGTCGCGCATTGCGTTTTGGTTCAATGGTAGTATGAAAGTAGATGAGAGTGATGATCTGGGTGGCGCAAGATTTGTCATGACATGGCCTATCAAGCCATTAACACAAGTTCTAGCCGCTGATGAGTTGACTCAAGAAAAAAGCAACCGTGATTTTGATAATGAGTGA
- a CDS encoding response regulator, with translation MTEEDNTPRILIVEDDERLAMLTQDYLVKNGLEVAIETDGNRAIRRIVNEQPDLVVLDVMLPGSDGLTVCREVRPHYQNPILMLTARTEDMDQVLGLEMGADDYVAKPAQPRVLLARIRALLRRSENAPSEDVPQRLEFGELVIDNGGRSVTLGDELVDFTSAEYDLLWLLASNAGRILSREDIFERLRGIEYDGQDRSIDVRISRIRPKIGDDPENPKRIKTVRSKGYLFVKEGN, from the coding sequence ATGACTGAAGAAGACAACACCCCCCGAATTTTGATTGTTGAGGATGATGAGCGTCTGGCTATGTTGACCCAAGATTATTTGGTCAAGAATGGTTTAGAAGTAGCCATTGAAACTGATGGTAATCGCGCCATTCGTCGTATCGTCAATGAACAACCAGATTTAGTGGTACTTGATGTCATGCTTCCTGGTAGTGATGGTCTGACCGTTTGTCGTGAAGTGCGTCCACATTATCAAAACCCAATTCTGATGCTGACGGCACGTACAGAAGATATGGATCAGGTGTTAGGTCTTGAGATGGGTGCTGATGATTACGTTGCTAAGCCAGCTCAACCACGTGTGCTGTTAGCACGTATCCGTGCTTTGCTACGTCGCTCTGAAAATGCACCATCAGAAGATGTACCACAGCGTCTTGAGTTTGGTGAATTGGTCATCGATAATGGTGGTCGCTCTGTGACACTAGGTGATGAGTTGGTTGACTTTACCAGTGCTGAATATGATCTATTATGGTTACTTGCGTCTAATGCTGGTCGCATTCTGTCACGCGAAGATATCTTTGAGCGTCTGCGTGGTATCGAATATGATGGTCAAGATCGCTCTATCGATGTGCGTATCTCACGTATTCGTCCTAAAATTGGTGATGATCCAGAAAATCCAAAACGTATTAAGACGGTACGCAGTAAAGGCTATCTGTTCGTTAAAGAAGGCAACTAA
- a CDS encoding F0F1 ATP synthase subunit epsilon, protein MATLQCRVVSAREELYSGEISMLIASGSEGEIGVLPGHTPLITLLKPGPMRVQTPNGEEEVIYVSGGVLEVQPKMVTVLADTAMRAHNLDESKIVEARKKAEQMLVNQSDTVQTNAALASLAESVAQLQTIRKYKNRA, encoded by the coding sequence ATGGCAACGTTACAATGTCGCGTCGTAAGTGCCCGTGAAGAGTTATATTCAGGCGAAATAAGTATGTTAATCGCTAGCGGTAGCGAAGGCGAAATTGGTGTGTTGCCAGGCCACACACCACTTATTACTTTGCTAAAACCTGGCCCGATGCGAGTGCAAACGCCTAACGGTGAAGAAGAAGTCATTTACGTATCAGGTGGTGTGTTAGAAGTACAACCAAAAATGGTTACGGTGTTAGCCGATACAGCGATGCGTGCACATAACCTTGACGAAAGTAAAATCGTTGAAGCACGTAAGAAAGCTGAACAGATGCTCGTTAACCAGTCTGATACTGTCCAAACCAATGCAGCATTAGCTTCATTAGCAGAGTCAGTTGCACAGTTACAGACTATCCGCAAATATAAAAACCGTGCTTAA
- the atpD gene encoding F0F1 ATP synthase subunit beta — MSSGRIVQIIGAVLDVEFNRNEVPQIYDALQVDGTETTLEVQQQLGDGIVRTIAMGSTEGLKRNLSVTNTGAPIAVPVGIGTLGRIMDVLGRPIDEEGPVEADEKWSIHREAPSYADQSNSTELLETGIKVIDLLCPFAKGGKVGLFGGAGVGKTVNMMELINNIALKHEGLSVFAGVGERTREGNDFYHEMQEAGVVNTEDFSKSKVAMVYGQMNEPPGNRLRVALSGLTMAEYFRDTKDPETGKGRDVLLFVDNIYRYTLAGTEVSALLGRMPSAVGYQPTLAEEMGMLQERITSTQSGSITSVQAVYVPADDLTDPSPATTFAHLDATVVLSRDIASQGIYPAVDPLDSTSRQLDPLVIGEEHYNVARGVQEILQRYRELKDIIAILGMDELSEEDKLVVYRSRKIQRFLSQPFHVAEVFTGAPGKYVPLRDTIASFKAIIAGEYDDLPEQAFYMAGGIDEVVAKAEKMKSSAA, encoded by the coding sequence ATGAGTAGCGGTCGTATTGTACAGATTATTGGCGCGGTTCTTGACGTTGAGTTCAACCGTAACGAAGTTCCTCAGATTTATGATGCCTTGCAAGTAGACGGTACCGAAACCACCCTAGAAGTGCAGCAACAGCTAGGTGATGGCATTGTACGTACTATTGCCATGGGATCAACCGAAGGTCTAAAGCGTAACCTATCTGTTACCAACACTGGTGCACCTATTGCTGTGCCTGTTGGTATCGGTACGCTTGGTCGCATTATGGATGTTCTTGGTCGTCCTATCGATGAAGAAGGTCCTGTAGAGGCTGACGAAAAATGGTCTATCCACCGTGAAGCACCAAGCTACGCGGATCAGTCAAACAGCACTGAGCTGTTAGAGACTGGTATTAAAGTTATCGATCTACTTTGCCCGTTTGCGAAAGGTGGTAAAGTTGGTCTGTTTGGTGGTGCTGGTGTTGGTAAAACCGTCAACATGATGGAATTGATCAATAACATCGCCCTTAAACATGAAGGTCTGTCAGTATTTGCTGGCGTTGGTGAGCGTACGCGTGAAGGGAATGACTTCTATCACGAAATGCAAGAAGCTGGCGTTGTAAATACTGAAGACTTTAGCAAATCTAAAGTTGCGATGGTATATGGTCAGATGAATGAGCCACCAGGTAACCGTCTACGTGTTGCACTGTCTGGTTTGACCATGGCTGAGTACTTCCGTGATACCAAAGATCCTGAAACTGGTAAAGGTCGTGACGTACTATTATTCGTTGATAACATTTATCGCTATACACTAGCCGGTACTGAAGTATCAGCATTGTTAGGTCGTATGCCATCAGCAGTTGGTTATCAGCCAACACTCGCTGAAGAGATGGGTATGCTACAAGAGCGTATTACTTCAACGCAGTCAGGTTCTATTACTTCAGTTCAAGCCGTATATGTTCCTGCGGATGATTTGACGGATCCATCACCAGCAACGACGTTTGCTCACTTGGATGCGACTGTTGTACTAAGCCGTGATATCGCTTCACAAGGTATCTATCCTGCGGTTGATCCATTGGATTCAACCTCGCGTCAGCTAGATCCATTAGTAATTGGCGAAGAGCATTATAATGTTGCTCGTGGCGTACAGGAAATCTTGCAGCGCTATAGAGAGCTAAAAGACATCATTGCCATCTTAGGTATGGATGAGTTATCAGAAGAAGATAAGCTAGTCGTTTATCGTTCGCGTAAGATTCAGCGCTTCTTATCACAGCCATTCCACGTTGCCGAAGTCTTTACTGGTGCTCCTGGTAAATATGTACCACTACGCGATACCATTGCTAGCTTTAAAGCAATTATTGCTGGTGAGTATGATGATCTACCAGAACAAGCATTCTATATGGCTGGTGGCATCGACGAAGTAGTTGCTAAAGCAGAAAAAATGAAATCTTCTGCAGCGTAA
- the atpG gene encoding F0F1 ATP synthase subunit gamma encodes MASLKEIRAKVTSIKSTQKITRAMQMVAASKMRRAQERMEVGRPYADSMRRVISHLVHASSDYKHPYMVSRPVDKVGYIVITSDRGLAGGLNINLFKALSKSIQNYQDQSVQAEFAVIGAKGVSFFKSFGGKVTSAVTDYGDKPTFEQINSPVQAMLDDYSNGKIDRIYVVYNKFVNAMTQKPTVNQLVPLPEGSFSDEESGMQTELSWDYIYEPDIKTLIDDLLGRYIESIVYQAVMENIASEQSSRMVAMKAATDNAGDLINDLQLVYNKLRQAAITREISEIVGGAAAVS; translated from the coding sequence ATGGCAAGCTTAAAAGAGATACGTGCCAAAGTCACCAGTATTAAAAGCACCCAAAAAATTACTCGTGCCATGCAAATGGTAGCGGCGAGTAAAATGCGCCGTGCTCAAGAGCGCATGGAAGTGGGTCGCCCGTATGCTGATAGTATGCGCCGGGTTATTTCACATTTGGTGCATGCTTCATCAGACTATAAACATCCGTACATGGTATCGCGTCCAGTAGATAAGGTTGGCTACATCGTCATCACATCCGATCGCGGACTTGCGGGTGGTTTGAATATTAACCTATTCAAAGCATTATCTAAAAGTATTCAGAACTATCAAGATCAGTCAGTTCAAGCTGAATTTGCCGTTATTGGTGCTAAAGGTGTTAGCTTTTTTAAGAGCTTTGGCGGTAAAGTAACTTCTGCAGTAACTGACTATGGCGATAAGCCGACCTTTGAGCAAATAAACTCACCGGTTCAAGCTATGCTTGATGACTATAGTAACGGTAAAATAGACCGTATCTATGTCGTATATAACAAGTTCGTCAATGCCATGACTCAAAAGCCAACTGTTAATCAACTGGTACCTTTGCCAGAGGGTTCATTTAGCGATGAAGAAAGCGGTATGCAGACGGAACTTAGCTGGGATTATATCTACGAGCCTGATATCAAAACTTTGATTGATGACTTACTTGGGCGCTATATCGAATCGATTGTGTACCAAGCGGTAATGGAAAATATTGCCTCTGAACAGTCGTCACGTATGGTGGCTATGAAAGCGGCAACAGATAATGCTGGTGACCTAATTAACGATTTACAGTTGGTTTATAACAAGCTGCGTCAAGCGGCGATTACCCGAGAAATCTCGGAAATCGTTGGCGGTGCTGCTGCTGTTTCATAA
- the atpA gene encoding F0F1 ATP synthase subunit alpha — protein MQQLNPAEISNLIKQRIQDLDAGATAKNEGTIVKVSDGIVQIHGLEDAMYGEMIEFEGEIYGMALNLERDSVGAVVLGDYLKLQEGQKAYCTGRILEVPVGPELLGRVVDALGNPIDGKGPIDAKMTDKVEKIAPGVIDRQSVDQPVMTGYKAVDTMIPIGRGQRELIIGDRQTGKTAMAIDAIIAQKSSGIKCVYVAIGQKRSTIANVVRKLEQTGALEYTTVVVASASEPAALQYIAPYSGCTMGEYFRDRGEDALIVFDDLSKQAVAYRQISLLLRRPPGREAYPGDVFYLHSRLLERASRVNAAYVEKFTNGEVVGKTGSLTALPIIETQAGDVSAFVPTNVISITDGQIFLESSLFNSGIRPAVNAGISVSRVGGAAQTKIIKKLSGGIRTALAQYRELAAFAQFASDLDDATREQLDHGERVTELMKQKQYQPMSVAEQAAVIYASNEGFLADVPVEKIGSFEEAYLRYMHDEQSELMREIDDTANYNDDIAGRLKSALETFKQNHSY, from the coding sequence ATGCAACAATTGAATCCAGCGGAAATCAGTAACCTGATTAAGCAGCGTATTCAAGACCTTGATGCGGGTGCAACTGCAAAGAATGAAGGCACGATTGTCAAAGTATCTGACGGTATCGTGCAGATTCATGGTCTTGAAGATGCCATGTACGGCGAAATGATTGAGTTTGAAGGCGAAATCTACGGAATGGCTCTTAACTTAGAGCGTGATTCTGTTGGCGCGGTAGTACTTGGTGATTACCTAAAGCTGCAAGAAGGTCAAAAAGCCTATTGTACTGGTCGTATTCTTGAAGTACCGGTAGGTCCTGAGCTGCTAGGCCGTGTTGTTGACGCCTTGGGTAATCCTATTGATGGTAAAGGTCCTATCGATGCTAAGATGACTGACAAAGTCGAAAAAATCGCTCCAGGCGTTATCGACCGTCAATCAGTAGATCAACCAGTAATGACTGGTTATAAAGCCGTTGATACCATGATCCCAATTGGTCGTGGTCAGCGTGAGCTTATCATTGGTGATCGTCAGACGGGTAAAACCGCTATGGCTATCGATGCAATCATTGCACAGAAATCATCTGGTATTAAGTGTGTATACGTGGCCATCGGTCAGAAGCGTTCTACGATCGCTAACGTTGTACGTAAGCTTGAGCAAACTGGCGCACTTGAATACACTACGGTAGTAGTTGCTTCAGCTTCAGAGCCAGCAGCACTACAGTATATCGCACCGTACTCAGGTTGTACGATGGGCGAGTACTTCCGTGACCGCGGTGAAGACGCACTAATTGTATTTGATGATTTATCAAAACAAGCCGTCGCTTATCGTCAGATTTCACTATTGTTACGTCGTCCGCCAGGTCGTGAAGCTTATCCAGGGGACGTATTCTATTTACATTCACGTCTACTTGAGCGTGCATCACGTGTAAACGCGGCTTATGTAGAGAAATTCACTAACGGTGAAGTAGTTGGTAAAACTGGTTCGTTAACCGCATTACCGATTATTGAAACTCAAGCTGGTGACGTATCTGCATTCGTACCAACCAACGTAATTTCAATTACTGATGGTCAGATTTTCTTAGAATCTAGCTTATTTAACTCAGGTATTCGTCCAGCAGTAAACGCTGGTATTTCGGTATCTCGTGTTGGTGGTGCTGCTCAGACTAAGATTATCAAAAAGCTATCTGGTGGTATCCGTACTGCACTAGCTCAGTATCGTGAACTAGCCGCTTTTGCTCAGTTTGCATCAGATCTTGATGATGCGACTCGCGAACAGCTTGATCATGGTGAGCGTGTTACTGAACTTATGAAGCAAAAACAGTATCAGCCAATGTCTGTTGCTGAACAAGCAGCTGTTATCTATGCTTCAAACGAAGGATTCTTAGCAGATGTACCAGTTGAAAAAATTGGTTCTTTTGAAGAAGCTTACTTACGTTATATGCATGATGAGCAAAGTGAATTGATGCGTGAGATTGATGATACTGCGAACTACAATGATGACATCGCAGGTCGTTTAAAGTCAGCTTTAGAGACCTTTAAACAAAATCACAGTTATTAA
- a CDS encoding F0F1 ATP synthase subunit delta: MADLSTLARPYAKAAFDYANEHGVVNEWEDFLFIASTIVNDKSFQPLLDNPAVSAEHKSAALVDLYDTQVASASDSAFKQLLGETQGHRHDSNASYPKVSIALSNFVNQLSEQERLALLPEVYEHYRRHKALSLKQLDAYVTSAYPLTDAQRELLETRLAASLNASVVIHEAVDPSLLAGATIKIGDKIIDDSMRGKLQQLKTQLTA; this comes from the coding sequence ATGGCTGACTTATCAACCTTAGCACGACCGTACGCTAAAGCCGCGTTTGACTATGCCAATGAACACGGAGTGGTCAATGAATGGGAAGACTTCTTATTCATTGCCAGTACGATTGTCAATGACAAATCGTTCCAACCGTTGCTAGACAATCCAGCCGTTTCTGCTGAGCATAAGTCAGCTGCTTTGGTCGATCTTTATGATACACAAGTAGCTAGCGCTAGTGATTCTGCTTTTAAGCAGTTGTTAGGTGAGACCCAAGGGCATCGCCATGACAGTAACGCCAGCTATCCAAAAGTATCAATAGCGCTTAGCAACTTCGTTAATCAGTTATCAGAACAAGAGCGTCTGGCACTGCTTCCTGAAGTTTATGAGCATTATCGCCGTCACAAGGCTTTAAGCTTAAAGCAGCTTGACGCATATGTGACTTCTGCCTATCCATTGACCGACGCACAGCGTGAGCTGTTGGAAACACGTCTTGCTGCCTCGCTAAATGCTAGTGTAGTAATTCATGAAGCGGTTGATCCTAGTCTTTTGGCAGGCGCTACGATCAAAATTGGTGATAAAATCATCGATGATTCTATGCGTGGCAAGTTACAACAGTTAAAAACACAGCTAACTGCCTAA
- a CDS encoding F0F1 ATP synthase subunit B, whose translation MNINSTLIGQAIAFAIFVIFCMKFVWPPLIGAINERQRKIAEGLNAAEKAKADLATAEQDVQQELDLAKTKAAALIEQANKSANQLVEDAKSQAQMEGERIRQQAQASIDQEINQARESLRAQVAELAVLGAEKILQEKVDVQKHASMLDQLAAKL comes from the coding sequence GTGAATATCAATTCTACCCTCATCGGTCAAGCCATTGCTTTTGCAATATTTGTGATTTTTTGCATGAAATTCGTGTGGCCACCACTTATCGGTGCCATTAATGAGCGTCAGCGTAAAATTGCTGAAGGCTTGAATGCCGCAGAAAAAGCAAAAGCAGATTTGGCTACCGCGGAGCAAGATGTACAGCAGGAGCTTGATCTTGCAAAGACTAAAGCTGCGGCTTTGATCGAGCAAGCAAATAAAAGCGCCAATCAGCTCGTCGAAGATGCTAAATCGCAAGCCCAAATGGAAGGCGAGCGCATTCGTCAACAAGCGCAAGCGTCTATCGACCAAGAAATCAATCAAGCGCGCGAATCATTGCGTGCCCAAGTTGCTGAACTGGCTGTACTTGGTGCAGAGAAGATTTTGCAAGAAAAAGTCGATGTGCAAAAACATGCCAGTATGTTAGACCAACTGGCGGCGAAGCTGTAA
- the atpE gene encoding F0F1 ATP synthase subunit C: MDPVLGGYTVIAVALLIGLGALGTGIGFAILGGKFLEGVARQPELGSQLQTRMFIVAGLLDAIPMIGVGIAMLLLFANPLAG; encoded by the coding sequence ATGGATCCAGTATTAGGTGGTTACACAGTTATCGCAGTAGCGTTACTTATCGGTCTTGGCGCACTTGGCACAGGTATTGGTTTTGCTATTTTAGGCGGCAAGTTCTTAGAAGGTGTTGCGCGTCAGCCAGAGCTTGGCTCACAATTGCAAACTCGTATGTTCATCGTAGCAGGTCTACTTGATGCTATTCCGATGATCGGTGTTGGTATTGCTATGCTATTGTTGTTCGCAAACCCTCTAGCAGGTTAA
- the atpB gene encoding F0F1 ATP synthase subunit A yields the protein MAAEQQTSSEYISHHLTNWTYGYLPGEGWKVAYTAEEAGLMGFKAIHLDSMLWSIGLGILFCAIFWMVAKKVTSGVPSKTQAAVELIVEFVDNNVRDSYSGTSKLIAPLALTIFVWIFLMNLMDLLPIDFIPSLAGQIGAAMGHDPHHVFFKIVPTTDPNITLGMSFSVFVLIIFYSIKEKGLGGFIGELTLHPFSTKNPILQIILIPINFILEAVTLIAKPVSLGLRLFGNMYAGELIFILIALMPFWIQWALSVPWAIFHILIITLQAFVFMMLTIVYMSLASSTEH from the coding sequence ATGGCAGCCGAGCAACAAACATCATCAGAATATATCTCTCACCACTTAACGAACTGGACGTACGGCTATCTGCCGGGCGAAGGTTGGAAAGTCGCCTATACTGCTGAAGAAGCGGGTTTGATGGGCTTTAAGGCTATCCATCTTGATTCTATGCTATGGTCAATTGGTCTGGGTATTTTATTTTGTGCCATCTTTTGGATGGTTGCCAAAAAAGTTACTTCAGGCGTGCCAAGCAAAACTCAGGCAGCGGTTGAGTTAATCGTTGAGTTTGTTGATAACAACGTCCGCGATTCGTACAGTGGTACTTCAAAATTGATCGCACCTTTGGCATTGACCATTTTTGTGTGGATCTTCTTGATGAACTTGATGGATTTATTGCCTATTGACTTTATTCCAAGTCTTGCTGGGCAGATTGGCGCCGCTATGGGTCATGATCCACATCATGTGTTCTTTAAGATTGTTCCAACAACCGATCCTAACATCACGCTTGGCATGTCGTTCTCTGTCTTTGTGTTGATTATCTTTTATAGTATTAAAGAAAAAGGTTTGGGCGGCTTTATCGGTGAGTTAACACTACATCCGTTTAGTACCAAAAACCCTATCTTACAAATTATTTTAATCCCCATCAACTTTATCTTAGAAGCTGTTACCTTAATTGCAAAGCCTGTTTCACTAGGTCTGCGTCTATTTGGTAACATGTATGCTGGGGAGTTGATTTTCATACTGATTGCTCTTATGCCGTTTTGGATTCAATGGGCGTTATCGGTACCGTGGGCTATCTTCCACATTTTGATTATTACACTTCAAGCGTTCGTATTTATGATGCTGACGATAGTTTACATGTCGCTTGCATCATCAACTGAACATTAA
- a CDS encoding ATP synthase subunit I, whose translation MTKPAKRTQRDKIAIYLRRQTWILLILIIVAWILDTSWLQSQLIVAKSTAIGALLSFATQAVFAFFIFWHTGYRARRNIVSQLYRGQAAKWLLTVFGFALIFITVQPLSAPALFIGFMVMQISHSWMLWHIR comes from the coding sequence ATGACCAAACCTGCCAAACGCACGCAAAGAGATAAAATCGCTATCTACCTTAGGCGTCAGACATGGATACTATTGATCCTAATCATTGTCGCTTGGATTTTAGATACTAGCTGGCTACAAAGTCAGCTTATCGTAGCGAAGAGTACAGCCATTGGTGCGCTATTAAGCTTTGCTACTCAAGCTGTATTTGCTTTTTTTATCTTTTGGCACACGGGATATCGCGCGCGCCGAAATATTGTGAGCCAGCTATATCGAGGTCAGGCAGCCAAATGGCTACTGACAGTGTTTGGTTTCGCACTAATTTTTATTACCGTACAACCCCTATCTGCGCCTGCGCTGTTTATCGGTTTTATGGTAATGCAAATTAGTCACAGTTGGATGTTGTGGCACATACGCTAA
- a CDS encoding zinc ABC transporter substrate-binding protein, with the protein MTAQAATVSVSNYPLFLLSNAVTEGAPSAQRLLQAGEVGHHGSISPGDIKAIQDSKFVVWFGEPLENNLASSLNTAPNAISLFAFDAFNRHPLRDVEGKPIAGTLDPHIWLDPENAKAITRALAVIHSHANPQHKNLYQANAKKFAQHIDRAVALTKSNSQKTYPYWAYHDAYQYIEKALQLELIGSLSTDDHLAPKASQLRWLNEHRPAKRMCMVSPSRPAKGLLAKLQPVDTTVQAEDMSGSKDFVSGWTNMAQQIRDCIS; encoded by the coding sequence ATGACTGCACAAGCAGCAACGGTTAGTGTAAGCAACTATCCATTATTTTTATTAAGTAATGCAGTGACTGAGGGCGCGCCGTCTGCGCAGAGATTATTACAAGCAGGAGAGGTTGGACATCATGGTAGCATTAGCCCTGGGGATATTAAGGCAATTCAAGATAGTAAGTTTGTCGTATGGTTTGGCGAGCCCCTAGAAAACAATCTAGCATCCAGTTTGAATACTGCTCCTAATGCCATCTCTTTATTTGCTTTTGATGCTTTTAATCGCCATCCGTTGCGTGATGTCGAGGGCAAACCTATCGCTGGTACGTTGGATCCACATATTTGGCTAGATCCAGAAAATGCTAAGGCAATTACCCGTGCGCTTGCCGTCATTCACAGTCATGCGAATCCACAACACAAAAATCTATATCAAGCCAACGCAAAGAAATTTGCTCAACATATCGATAGGGCAGTAGCTTTGACAAAGTCAAATAGTCAAAAAACATATCCTTATTGGGCTTATCATGATGCTTATCAATATATTGAAAAAGCTTTGCAGTTAGAGCTTATTGGTAGCTTAAGTACGGATGATCATCTAGCGCCCAAAGCCAGTCAGCTACGTTGGCTTAATGAGCACCGTCCTGCTAAACGGATGTGTATGGTTAGTCCTAGCCGTCCTGCTAAAGGTTTGCTGGCCAAGCTTCAGCCAGTGGATACTACCGTACAAGCTGAAGATATGAGTGGTAGTAAAGACTTCGTCAGCGGCTGGACTAATATGGCTCAGCAGATACGAGATTGCATATCTTAG
- a CDS encoding transcriptional repressor — MSSTLSACEHLHDVQYFTPRDVTERLEAAKEQCRLRGVRFTPLRQQIYALVLQTNKPVGAYDLITKLQQMRTIATAAGDKEEAQKNVAPPTVYRSLEFLLSEGLIHQLTSINAYVPCCHPRAQHTAAFLICEQCQRVQECSSLPVQEMMSFAEQDAGFIITRSVIEISGRCQACQ, encoded by the coding sequence ATGTCTTCTACCTTATCCGCTTGTGAGCATTTGCATGATGTTCAGTATTTTACGCCGCGTGATGTCACTGAGCGTTTAGAAGCAGCTAAAGAACAATGCCGACTACGTGGCGTACGCTTTACTCCGCTTCGTCAGCAAATATATGCGCTGGTATTGCAAACTAATAAACCAGTAGGTGCTTATGATTTAATCACGAAGCTGCAGCAAATGCGTACTATAGCGACCGCGGCGGGTGATAAAGAGGAAGCGCAAAAAAACGTAGCCCCGCCAACCGTTTATCGAAGTTTAGAGTTTTTGTTAAGTGAAGGATTGATTCATCAACTGACTTCAATCAATGCCTATGTCCCTTGTTGTCATCCACGTGCGCAACATACCGCAGCATTTTTAATCTGTGAGCAGTGCCAGCGTGTGCAAGAATGTAGCAGCTTGCCGGTGCAAGAGATGATGAGCTTTGCGGAGCAAGACGCTGGGTTTATTATTACCCGTAGTGTCATTGAAATTAGCGGACGCTGCCAAGCTTGCCAATGA